Proteins found in one Acinetobacter sp. XH1741 genomic segment:
- the ribD gene encoding bifunctional diaminohydroxyphosphoribosylaminopyrimidine deaminase/5-amino-6-(5-phosphoribosylamino)uracil reductase RibD, whose protein sequence is MSELKQDQYWMQQAIELAKRGLYSTKPNPNVGCVIVKDNQIIGKGFHPKAGQPHAEVFALREAGEQAQGATAYVTLEPCAHYGRTPPCAEALVAAQVKKVVVACPDPNPLVAGKGVQILKNAGIEVDIGICEDLAAKLNQGFLKAMSTGMPYVRLKVASSLDGRTAMASGESKWITGAAARQDVQHWRAISGAVITGIDTVIADDCQLNVRSLHNIDIETVAQPKRVILDRQGRLPLNAKILENPETVMVMGPYRQELADLGVVQLEIQPLKTLLQSLSKQYQIYDVLIEAGATLSSAFLQEGLVDEMISYVAPTLLGQSARAMFNADFEYMAQQLRFKLLDVTQLDQDIRLRLIPTQEKV, encoded by the coding sequence ATGTCTGAGTTGAAACAAGATCAGTATTGGATGCAGCAAGCCATTGAACTTGCCAAACGAGGACTCTATTCGACAAAACCAAATCCGAATGTCGGTTGTGTCATTGTCAAAGATAATCAAATTATTGGTAAAGGTTTTCACCCTAAAGCTGGTCAACCTCATGCTGAGGTTTTTGCCTTACGCGAGGCAGGTGAACAAGCACAAGGTGCAACAGCTTATGTCACGCTTGAACCATGTGCCCATTATGGCCGAACCCCTCCTTGTGCTGAGGCACTTGTAGCGGCACAGGTTAAAAAAGTTGTGGTGGCGTGTCCCGACCCAAATCCGCTCGTTGCTGGTAAAGGCGTTCAGATTTTAAAAAATGCGGGTATTGAAGTAGACATTGGTATTTGTGAAGATTTAGCAGCCAAACTTAATCAAGGCTTTTTAAAAGCAATGTCTACAGGCATGCCTTATGTACGGTTAAAAGTCGCTTCAAGTTTAGATGGGCGTACTGCCATGGCATCGGGTGAGTCTAAATGGATTACAGGTGCTGCTGCCCGTCAAGATGTACAACATTGGCGTGCGATTTCAGGCGCTGTGATTACAGGCATTGATACTGTGATTGCGGATGATTGCCAGCTTAATGTACGTTCACTCCATAATATTGATATTGAGACAGTCGCGCAGCCAAAACGAGTGATTCTCGATCGTCAGGGGCGTTTGCCACTTAACGCTAAAATTTTAGAAAATCCTGAAACGGTGATGGTCATGGGACCGTATCGTCAAGAACTTGCTGACTTAGGCGTGGTACAATTAGAAATTCAGCCTTTAAAAACGTTATTACAGTCCTTATCTAAGCAATACCAAATTTATGATGTGCTGATTGAGGCTGGTGCAACATTATCGAGCGCTTTTTTACAAGAAGGCTTGGTCGATGAAATGATCAGTTATGTCGCTCCGACTTTATTGGGGCAAAGTGCAAGAGCCATGTTCAACGCAGATTTTGAATATATGGCTCAGCAACTCCGTTTTAAACTTCTTGATGTAACGCAACTTGATCAAGATATACGCTTAAGGTTAATCCCTACGCAAGAGAAAGTATGA
- a CDS encoding DNA adenine methylase, whose protein sequence is MNSEPSVYHKRRHAARTTDEYLFHQLVPYLGNKRRLLHLILEALEITGTLNSKKKNPPIFADFFAGSGVVSRLARQNGYRVIANDWEPYSHALNHAILACVDAPAFKELGGYQKAIDYLNRLPEVKGWVTHNLCPRNDDIYDPTRDRLFFKRRNGMRIDAIRQQIATWQAQGAINDVEMSALLAPLLYSASFVSNTSGVFKSFHQGWGGRTQTALERIESLLWLTPSRFCEIGDRKRPAAEMWCVDSQHLANQMSGFEVDVAYLDPPYNQHAYSSNYHVLNALTLWDQVDLPSPDTKGYKSGIDRAWRKERPSPYNSSKHAKDAYEKLLSTINARYILTSYSTDGNIEPKDLLMANLERGKVTLLTQDVPRYRVSKQRQSERARVLEFIVITDTHAKPGPPLRQLLGQLYHFAELGGVDTSGNSTQLALW, encoded by the coding sequence ATGAATTCAGAGCCATCGGTTTACCACAAACGTCGTCATGCAGCCCGTACGACAGACGAATATCTTTTCCACCAGCTTGTGCCGTATTTGGGTAACAAGCGCCGATTGCTCCATCTAATTTTAGAAGCCCTTGAAATTACAGGGACACTTAATAGCAAGAAAAAGAATCCACCAATTTTTGCCGATTTCTTTGCAGGCAGTGGCGTCGTATCTCGCTTAGCACGTCAAAATGGTTATCGTGTCATTGCGAATGACTGGGAACCTTATAGCCATGCTCTAAATCATGCGATTTTAGCTTGTGTGGATGCACCTGCTTTTAAAGAACTGGGTGGTTATCAAAAAGCCATTGATTATTTAAACAGGTTGCCTGAGGTTAAAGGTTGGGTAACACATAATCTTTGCCCACGTAATGATGATATCTACGACCCAACCCGTGACCGGTTGTTCTTTAAACGCCGTAATGGTATGCGTATCGATGCGATTCGCCAGCAAATCGCAACATGGCAGGCACAAGGTGCAATTAATGATGTAGAGATGAGTGCTTTACTTGCACCATTGCTCTATTCAGCTAGCTTTGTGAGCAATACAAGTGGCGTATTTAAAAGCTTTCACCAAGGGTGGGGCGGACGTACACAAACGGCTTTAGAGCGTATTGAATCATTACTTTGGTTAACACCGAGCCGTTTCTGTGAGATTGGTGATCGTAAACGTCCAGCCGCTGAAATGTGGTGTGTAGATTCACAGCATTTAGCAAATCAGATGAGTGGTTTTGAAGTAGATGTTGCCTATCTTGACCCACCATATAACCAGCATGCTTACAGTAGTAACTATCACGTTTTAAATGCATTAACTTTATGGGATCAGGTTGATTTACCTTCACCAGATACCAAAGGTTATAAGAGCGGTATTGATCGTGCGTGGCGTAAAGAGCGTCCAAGTCCATATAACTCTTCTAAACATGCAAAAGATGCGTATGAAAAATTACTTTCAACCATCAATGCGCGTTATATTCTGACCAGTTATTCGACCGACGGTAACATTGAGCCAAAAGACTTGCTCATGGCCAATCTGGAGCGAGGTAAGGTCACTTTACTCACTCAGGATGTTCCGCGTTATCGCGTAAGCAAACAACGTCAGTCAGAGCGCGCACGAGTGCTTGAGTTTATTGTGATTACAGATACTCATGCCAAACCGGGGCCGCCGTTACGTCAATTGTTAGGCCAGCTTTACCACTTTGCCGAGCTAGGTGGTGTAGATACTTCAGGTAATAGTACGCAGCTCGCACTTTGGTAA
- a CDS encoding riboflavin synthase produces MFTGIIESLGKVESLQSVGGDVRLRIQTDLDMSDVHLGDSIATNGICLTVIEWGDNWYAADVSRESLNRTTLGNWKVGQRVNVEKAMLPTTRFGGHIVSGHVDGVGEITVVREDARSIYYEVTAPVELAKYLAEKGSVTVDGISLTLNHLRGNILSLNLIPHTAERTNIGTWQVGSKVNLEVDVLARYIERLLLGDKAAEQKTESNISMAFLAENGFLK; encoded by the coding sequence ATGTTTACAGGCATTATTGAAAGTTTAGGTAAAGTAGAAAGCCTGCAAAGTGTAGGCGGCGATGTACGTTTGCGTATTCAAACCGATTTGGATATGTCGGATGTACATTTGGGTGACTCAATTGCAACGAACGGGATTTGTCTCACTGTCATTGAGTGGGGGGATAACTGGTATGCAGCTGATGTTTCTCGTGAAAGTTTAAACCGCACGACTTTGGGCAACTGGAAAGTTGGTCAACGTGTTAATGTGGAAAAAGCCATGCTGCCGACAACGCGCTTTGGTGGGCACATTGTAAGTGGACACGTTGATGGCGTCGGCGAAATTACCGTAGTGCGTGAAGATGCTCGCTCAATCTATTACGAAGTTACAGCACCTGTAGAACTTGCTAAATATTTAGCTGAAAAAGGCTCTGTGACTGTAGATGGTATTAGTTTAACGCTTAACCATTTGCGCGGTAATATTTTAAGTTTGAACTTAATTCCTCACACAGCGGAACGTACCAATATTGGGACATGGCAAGTAGGCAGTAAGGTCAACCTTGAAGTTGATGTATTGGCGCGTTATATCGAACGTTTATTGCTAGGCGATAAAGCTGCCGAACAAAAAACCGAGTCAAATATCAGTATGGCTTTTTTAGCTGAAAATGGCTTTTTAAAATAA
- a CDS encoding DNA polymerase III subunit chi produces MAKVSFYLFETSEERQVDSACRLCRKILLKHPQIWWYCPDVQLQQTLDEKLWSFDPISFITHGIDQADAAVCISARQPSEQGWLVFNFNNHALEQIDHFSHIIEIVENNEAAKQIGREKFKMYRRLGIEPRTFKL; encoded by the coding sequence ATGGCTAAAGTTAGCTTTTATCTGTTTGAAACCAGCGAAGAACGGCAAGTCGATAGTGCTTGCCGTTTATGTCGAAAAATTTTGTTAAAGCATCCACAAATCTGGTGGTATTGCCCAGATGTGCAGCTACAACAAACACTTGATGAAAAATTGTGGAGCTTTGATCCAATCAGTTTCATTACGCATGGCATTGATCAGGCAGATGCAGCCGTATGTATTTCGGCTAGACAACCCTCTGAACAAGGCTGGTTAGTATTTAATTTTAACAATCATGCACTTGAACAAATCGATCATTTTAGCCACATTATAGAAATTGTTGAAAATAATGAAGCAGCCAAGCAAATTGGACGAGAAAAATTTAAAATGTATCGTCGTTTAGGTATAGAACCTCGAACCTTTAAATTATAA
- a CDS encoding leucyl aminopeptidase, with product MKFKTYTTFPEQTSNESLWILVDSEQLQSNLNTYQINNLENILTATQFKANFNETLPLFGQLNIQPHSQVLGLGKAAELQAVKLAKLAQTIIKSTQNKFKHISIDIAALPVEYHYLFALSLTQAAYGYDEFKSKKNEFVLQQVDLISSQTSLDENQLALIHAVQSGQSFARDLGNRPGNICFPEYLAEQALALAAEFPDLLKVTVLDEQQMADLGMYAFLAVSKGSERPGRIVTLEYQAKLEQAPVVLVGKGVTFDTGGISLKPGLGMDEMKFDMCGAASVLGTIRALCEARLPIHVVGAIAAAENMPSGKATRPGDIVTTMSGQTVEILNTDAEGRLVLCDTLTYIKRFNPAVVIDIATLTGACVVALGKVLSGLFSPDDALATELQQAGEQSFDRVWRMPVIDDYQELLDSPFADIANIGGPHGGAITAACFLERFTRDYRWAHLDVAGTAWLSGTAKGATGRPVPLLMQFLANRVNANG from the coding sequence ATGAAATTTAAAACTTATACAACTTTTCCTGAACAAACATCTAATGAATCTTTGTGGATTTTAGTTGATTCAGAACAGCTTCAAAGCAACCTCAATACATATCAAATCAATAACCTAGAAAACATTCTTACAGCAACTCAATTTAAAGCGAACTTCAATGAAACACTGCCATTATTTGGTCAGCTTAACATCCAACCTCATAGCCAAGTCCTTGGTTTAGGAAAAGCAGCTGAACTTCAAGCAGTTAAGTTAGCAAAATTGGCACAAACCATTATCAAATCGACACAAAATAAATTTAAGCATATCTCAATTGATATTGCTGCATTACCTGTCGAATACCATTATTTATTTGCACTAAGCTTAACTCAAGCTGCTTATGGTTATGATGAGTTTAAATCGAAAAAAAATGAATTTGTGTTACAACAAGTTGATTTAATTAGCTCACAAACCAGCCTTGATGAAAATCAACTCGCTTTAATACATGCTGTACAATCTGGCCAGTCTTTTGCTCGTGACTTAGGCAACCGTCCAGGTAACATCTGTTTCCCTGAATATTTGGCAGAACAGGCCTTAGCTCTCGCTGCAGAATTCCCGGACTTACTTAAAGTCACAGTCCTAGATGAACAGCAAATGGCTGATTTAGGCATGTATGCGTTCCTTGCAGTGAGCAAAGGATCTGAGCGTCCGGGTCGTATTGTTACGCTCGAATACCAAGCAAAGCTTGAACAGGCACCTGTTGTACTTGTAGGTAAAGGTGTAACGTTTGATACCGGCGGCATTTCTTTAAAACCGGGTCTTGGTATGGATGAAATGAAGTTCGATATGTGCGGTGCAGCATCTGTACTCGGAACAATCCGCGCACTATGTGAAGCACGACTTCCAATCCATGTAGTGGGTGCAATTGCAGCAGCAGAAAATATGCCTTCAGGTAAAGCAACACGCCCGGGTGATATTGTTACAACCATGAGCGGACAAACTGTTGAAATTTTAAATACAGATGCCGAAGGCCGTTTGGTTCTTTGCGATACTTTAACTTATATCAAGCGCTTCAATCCGGCTGTTGTTATTGATATTGCAACGCTCACCGGTGCTTGCGTAGTGGCATTGGGTAAAGTACTTAGTGGCTTATTCTCTCCTGACGATGCTTTGGCAACTGAACTTCAACAAGCAGGCGAGCAGTCATTTGACCGTGTATGGCGCATGCCAGTCATTGATGACTATCAAGAATTACTTGATTCACCATTTGCAGATATTGCAAACATTGGTGGTCCGCACGGTGGCGCAATTACAGCAGCTTGCTTCCTTGAGCGTTTTACACGTGACTATCGTTGGGCCCACTTAGACGTTGCGGGCACAGCTTGGTTATCAGGCACAGCAAAAGGCGCAACTGGTCGTCCAGTACCGCTACTTATGCAATTCTTGGCAAATCGTGTAAATGCGAATGGCTAA
- the lptF gene encoding LPS export ABC transporter permease LptF produces MIIRRYLVKQVVSTSMVVIALLTLIMMGGRLIKYFGVAAQGRLDVSILFSIVGYRLPEFLTLILPLGLFIGLMLVFGRLYVDHEMAVLNGSGVSRHQLARLLIPMTLVYMVCQSVLMLWMTPWGLREFEKLTTTQAVRTGFDLVRPREFISSGPYTIYAGSLSEDRKNLKDIFFYQRSTKEGKPDVMILAKEATRVEVANDTANVVDLVQGRRYEIYPGQPKYTQAEFQSYRLRLENDKDVKFESSEVEALPTSKLLSKTDDPIIRSELGWRLFGPFTIIVALMMSVALSEVSPRQGRYYRLIPSIFIFASLIVLMIAIKTRISKGELDIWAYPVALLVYAIAAALFSRKQKLGPKIKKQIKRVKL; encoded by the coding sequence TTGATTATTCGGCGTTATCTCGTCAAGCAAGTGGTCTCTACCTCAATGGTGGTCATTGCATTATTGACCTTAATCATGATGGGTGGTCGTCTGATCAAATACTTTGGTGTGGCGGCGCAGGGGCGCTTAGATGTCAGTATTTTATTTAGCATCGTTGGATACCGCTTACCTGAATTTTTAACTCTCATTTTACCACTAGGTCTTTTCATTGGTTTAATGTTGGTGTTCGGTCGTTTATATGTTGATCATGAAATGGCTGTATTAAATGGTAGTGGTGTAAGCCGTCATCAATTAGCACGCTTACTCATTCCCATGACGCTGGTTTATATGGTTTGTCAGTCTGTGCTTATGCTCTGGATGACACCATGGGGTCTTCGTGAATTTGAAAAATTAACGACCACCCAAGCAGTACGTACAGGTTTTGACTTGGTTCGACCACGAGAGTTTATTTCATCAGGGCCTTATACAATTTACGCAGGCTCACTTTCAGAAGACCGAAAAAACCTCAAAGATATTTTCTTTTATCAGCGGTCTACTAAAGAAGGTAAGCCGGATGTGATGATTTTGGCAAAAGAAGCGACACGTGTTGAAGTTGCAAATGATACCGCCAATGTGGTCGATCTGGTTCAAGGTCGTCGTTATGAAATTTATCCGGGGCAACCTAAATATACACAAGCAGAATTTCAGTCTTACCGTTTAAGACTTGAGAATGATAAAGACGTTAAGTTTGAAAGTAGTGAGGTAGAAGCACTTCCAACTTCAAAACTGTTGTCTAAAACAGATGATCCGATCATAAGAAGTGAACTAGGTTGGCGTTTATTTGGTCCGTTTACCATTATTGTTGCGCTAATGATGTCGGTTGCATTGTCTGAGGTGAGCCCACGACAAGGTCGTTATTATCGTCTTATTCCATCTATTTTTATTTTCGCGAGCCTGATTGTACTTATGATTGCGATTAAGACTCGTATTAGTAAAGGTGAACTGGATATTTGGGCTTATCCAGTGGCTTTATTGGTTTATGCAATTGCAGCTGCCTTATTTTCACGTAAACAGAAATTAGGGCCGAAAATCAAGAAACAGATCAAGCGAGTGAAATTATAA
- the lptG gene encoding LPS export ABC transporter permease LptG, which yields MLARRIVAKYVTKTTALAMFGTTIVLSVLQILFTYLGELGQLKPDYSAWQAFIYVLWGAPRYLYEILPISALIGAVIGLGALASNSELIVMRSVGISLWRIVGWVMRSALLLIVLSFALSEWVVPYTNEQAQSIKSHRSVAALGEVKGYWSREGQRFIYIDYANSQGSLKDIQVVDFDKDYHLQSLINAEQGKFIQNGQWSLQKASQMDILTDGNSIQNNHDQQSLGLALQPKYVHMVTLDPEDLSPSQLISFMRYMDEYSQVPKTYQLAFWQKVASPFSLITLVLVACSFIFGPLRQQSMGFRLVIALFIGLGFYYLQDFLGYASLVYAPSPAWFVLVPIGLMFVAGSYLLYRAR from the coding sequence ATGTTAGCACGTCGAATAGTCGCCAAATATGTGACGAAAACCACTGCGCTCGCAATGTTTGGTACCACCATTGTTTTATCTGTTTTACAAATACTGTTTACCTATCTGGGTGAGTTAGGCCAGCTGAAACCTGACTATAGTGCATGGCAAGCTTTTATCTATGTGCTATGGGGTGCCCCTCGCTATCTGTATGAAATTTTACCTATCTCTGCCCTTATTGGCGCCGTGATTGGGTTAGGGGCTTTAGCCTCTAATAGTGAACTGATCGTGATGCGTTCAGTTGGTATTAGTTTGTGGCGTATTGTCGGCTGGGTTATGCGTTCAGCTTTGCTACTTATTGTTTTATCTTTTGCTTTAAGTGAGTGGGTTGTTCCTTATACAAATGAGCAAGCGCAAAGTATTAAAAGCCATCGCTCGGTTGCAGCTTTAGGTGAAGTTAAAGGCTATTGGTCACGAGAAGGCCAACGCTTTATCTATATTGACTACGCGAACTCGCAAGGGAGTTTAAAAGATATTCAGGTGGTAGATTTTGATAAAGACTACCATTTGCAGTCTTTAATTAATGCAGAGCAAGGGAAGTTTATCCAAAATGGTCAGTGGTCTTTACAAAAAGCCAGCCAGATGGACATTCTCACAGATGGTAACTCGATACAAAACAATCATGATCAACAATCTTTAGGATTGGCTTTACAACCTAAATATGTGCACATGGTGACTTTAGACCCTGAAGACTTGTCTCCAAGTCAGCTGATTAGTTTTATGCGTTATATGGATGAATATAGCCAAGTTCCTAAAACTTACCAGTTAGCTTTCTGGCAAAAAGTTGCTTCTCCATTTTCACTGATTACGCTTGTGTTGGTGGCATGTTCTTTTATTTTTGGTCCACTACGTCAACAGTCAATGGGTTTCAGATTGGTGATCGCACTCTTTATTGGTCTCGGGTTTTATTACTTGCAGGACTTCTTGGGTTACGCAAGTTTGGTATATGCACCTTCACCTGCTTGGTTTGTACTTGTACCTATTGGTTTAATGTTTGTTGCCGGAAGTTATTTACTTTACCGCGCTCGCTAG